The Primulina eburnea isolate SZY01 chromosome 8, ASM2296580v1, whole genome shotgun sequence genome contains a region encoding:
- the LOC140837984 gene encoding glucomannan 4-beta-mannosyltransferase 9-like, with product MDRFSTANLLPYSFSGAKDDILDRFMIIWGQIRLPLIVPSLQILVLLCLAMSFMLFVERVYMGIVISLVKIFGKKPEQLYKWEPLKDDLELGNSSYPMVLVQIPMFNEKEVYQLSIGAACGLSWPSDRIIIQVLDDSTDPIVKNMVAIECQRWASKGINIKYEIRDNRKGYKAGALKEGLTHSYVKQCDFVAIFDADFQPEPDFLWRSIPFLVHNPELALVQARWKFVNADECLMTRMQEMSLDYHFSVEQEVGSSTYAFFGFNGTAGVWRITAVDEAGGWKDRTTVEDMDLAVRASLKGWKFLYLGSLKVKNELPSTLKAYRYQQHRWSCGPANLFKKMFMEIIRNKKVSLWKKVHVIYSFFFVRKIVAHLVTFVFYCVVLPATVLVPEVQIPKWGAVYIPSIVTILNAFGTPRSLHLLVFWILFENVLSLHRAKATLIGLLEAGRVNEWIVTEKLGDGHKLKSVMKASHRPRLRIGERLHLLELASGAFLLFCGCYDFGFGTNHYYIYLFAQSFAFFFMGFGYVGTFVPRT from the exons ATGGATCGATTTTCTACCGCGAACCTTTTGCCATATTCATTTTCGGGTGCAAAAGATGATATCTTGGACCGATTTATGATAATATGGGGACAGATTAGGTTGCCATTGATAGTTCCTTCGCTTCAAATCTTAGTTTTGTTGTGCTTGGCGATGTCATTTATGTTGTTTGTCGAGAGAGTTTACATGGGAATTGTCATTAGTTTGGTGAAAATATTTGGTAAAAAACCAGAACAACTGTATAAATGGGAGCCGTTAAAGGACGATTTGGAGCTCGGAAACTCGTCTTATCCAATGGTTCTTGTTCAAATTCCAATGTTCAACGAAAAAGAG GTGTATCAGCTGTCAATTGGAGCTGCATGCGGGCTTTCTTGGCCGTCCGATCGTATAATAATTCAAGTTCTTGATGATTCCACAGACCCCATCGTAAAG AATATGGTGGCTATCGAATGCCAAAGATGGGCAAGCAAAGGGATAAACATCAAGTACGAGATTCGGGACAATAGGAAAGGTTACAAAGCTGGAGCATTGAAGGAAGGCCTAACGCACTCCTACGTGAAGCAATGTGATTTCGTAGCCATTTTCGATGCAGATTTCCAACCCGAACCCGATTTTCTTTGGCGAAGTATCCCTTTTCTCGTCCACAATCCGGAACTTGCCCTCGTTCAAGCCCGCTGGAAGTTTG TGAATGCGGACGAATGCTTGATGACAAGAATGCAAGAAATGTCATTGGACTATCATTTTAGTGTGGAGCAAGAAGTAGGGTCATCCACCTATGCTTTCTTTGGCTTCAATG GAACGGCTGGTGTCTGGAGAATCACTGCCGTTGACGAAGCTGGGGGGTGGAAAGATCGAACGACGGTTGAGGACATGGACTTGGCTGTCCGAGCCAGTCTTAAAGGATGGAAATTCTTATATCTTGGCTCTCTAaag GTGAAAAATGAATTGCCAAGCACACTCAAGGCGTACCGTTACCAACAACACCGTTGGTCGTGTGGCCCTGCCAATCTCTTcaaaaaaatgtttatggaaaTTATAAGAAACAAG AAAGTAAGCTTGTGGAAGAAGGTTCATGTAATATACAGCTTCTTCTTTGTAAGAAAGATTGTTGCACATCTGGTCACCTTCGTATTCTACTGCGTCGTTTTACCGGCGACTGTGTTAGTACCCGAAGTTCAGATTCCTAAATGGGGGGCCGTTTACATTCCCTCCATTGTCACTATCCTCAATGCATTCGGAACTCCTAG gTCGCTCCATTTGCTGGTGTTTTGGATCCTTTTCGAGAACGTGTTGTCGCTACACCGTGCAAAAGCAACGTTGATCGGGCTGCTGGAGGCAGGCAGAGTAAACGAATGGATCGTCACAGAGAAACTTGGCGACGGTCACAAGTTAAAATCTGTGATGAAAGCTTCTCACCGACCAAGACTCCGGATTGGTGAAAG ACTCCATCTGCTGGAGCTTGCCTCGGGGGCGTTCCTCTTGTTCTGCGGTTGTTACGACTTTGGGTTCGGGACTAATCACTATTACATCTACCTTTTCGCGCAATCGTTTGCATTTTTTTTCATGGGATTCGGCTATGTCGGAACATTTGTCCCCCGAACTTGA
- the LOC140839785 gene encoding F-box protein PP2-A15-like — protein MGSSLSNLTENGSGNGVPGLGDIPESCVACVFLYLTPPEICNLARLNRAFRGAASSDAVWESKLPSNYHDLLHLLSNPEVYRALSKKDIFALLSRPLPFDDGHKVAWVDRVTGRVCVSISAKAMAITGIEDRRYWSWVPTEESRFNVIAYLQQVWWFEVDGTVKFPLPPDIYTLSFRIHLGRFSKRLGRRVSYFDQTHGWDIKPVQFELTTSDGQQASSESLLEDIGNDDPYGNHKRGSWIEYKVGEFIVGESDPPTEVKFSMKQIDCTHSKGGLCVDSVSIIPSELKGRRKTGVLM, from the exons ATGGGTTCATCGTTATCCAATTTAACCGAAAACGGGTCGGGCAACGGGGTGCCGGGTCTTGGGGACATACCGGAGAGCTGCGTGGCGTGCGTGTTCCTCTATCTTACGCCACCGGAGATATGCAACTTGGCTCGACTCAACCGCGCCTTCCGCGGCGCTGCTTCATCTGACGCCGTTTGGGAGTCCAAGTTACCTTCTAATTACCACGACCTCCTTCACCTCTTATCCAATCCAGAAGTCTATCGAGCACTCTCCAAAAAAGACATATTTGCCCTCCTCTCCCGCCCCCTGCCCTTCGACGACGGGCACAAG GTAGCATGGGTGGACAGAGTTACTGGGAGAGTTTGTGTGTCTATATCGGCCAAGGCTATGGCAATTACGGGTATTGAGGACCGGAGATATTGGAGTTGGGTTCCAACAGAAGAATCTAG ATTTAATGTCATAGCCTATTTGCAGCAAGTATGGTGGTTTGAAGTAGATGGGACAGTAAAATTCCCTCTCCCACCAGATATATACACTTTGTCATTTAGAATTCACCTCGGAAGATTCTCCAAAAGGCTTGGACGCCGTGTTTCCTATTTTGATCAAACTCATGGTTGGGATATCAAACCTGTGCAGTTCGAACTAACTACTTCAGATGGGCAGCAAGCATCGAGCGAATCCTTGTTAGAAGATATAGGAAACGATGACCCTTATGGAAATCATAAACGGGGTTCTTGGATAGAGTACAAGGTAGGTGAATTTATAGTCGGCGAATCAGATCCGCCAACAGAAGTTAAATTCTCAATGAAACAGATCGATTGCACTCATTCCAAAGGAGGACTTTGTGTTGATTCCGTATCGATAATTCCCAGCGAGTTGAAAGGGCGTAGGAAAACAGGCGTTTTGATGTAA
- the LOC140839786 gene encoding sulfite exporter TauE/SafE family protein 4-like, whose protein sequence is MAAKGLAVFLLTGFSLAVISVHLVNNNSNGGDKGNPYLLSASNPDMLSRKYGSEDKVWPELRFSWKIVLATVIGFLGSACGTVGGVGGGGIFVPMLTLIVGFDTKSAAAISKCMIMGASASSVWYNLRVPHPCREVPIIDYDLALLFQPMLMLGITIGVSLSVFFPYWLITVLIIILFVGTSSKSLLRAIEMWKEETILKKAMADKRTFVNSRGELLIDTHEPLIPREEKTALQTVRDNLNIKRILVLLLVWICFLLLQVIKNNTKPCSTWYWVLNLLQFPVALAVFGYECSKLYKESKKRRMAGNSELVCEAAIEWTATNLAFCALCGILGGTVGGLLGSGGGFILGPLLLEIGVIPQVASATATFVMTFSSSLSVVEFYLLKRFPIPYGLYLMSVSILAGFWGQFFIRKMTTILGRASIIVFILASVIFASALTMGMVGIDKSIKMIHNHEFMGFLDFCSSQ, encoded by the exons ATGGCCGCGAAAGGGTTGGCTGTGTTCTTGTTGACAGGCTTTTCTTTGGCTGTTATCTCTGTACATTTAGTCAACAATAACTCCAATGGCGGCGACAAGGGAAACCCATATCTTCTTTCTGCTTCTAATCCCGATATGTTGTCCAGAAAATATGGTTCTGAAGATAAAGTTTGGCCG GAATTGAGGTTTAGTTGGAAGATTGTGTTGGCTACGGTGATAGGCTTCTTGGGCTCTGCGTGTGGAACAGTGGGCGGTGTTGGAGGCGGTGGCATTTTTGTCCCTATGCTAACTTTGATAGTTGGCTTCGATACCAAGTCTGCTGCTGCTATCTCCAAGT GCATGATAATGGGGGCTTCAGCATCTTCAGTTTGGTACAATTTAAGAGTTCCTCATCCATGCAGAGAAGTGCCAATAATTGACTATGATTTGGCCCTTTTATTCCAGCCTATGCTTATGCTTGGAATCACAATTGGTGTATCTTTGAGTGTTTTTTTCCCCTATTGGCTTATCACTGTGTTGATCATAATCTTGTTCGTGG GGACTTCTTCCAAGTCCTTACTCAGGGCAATTGAGATGTGGAAGGAAGAGACCATTCTCAAG AAAGCCATGGCAGATAAACGAACTTTTGTGAATTCTCGTGGCGAGT TGCTGATCGACACTCATGAACCATTGATTCCTAGAGAGGAGAAAACAGCTTTG CAAACTGTGAGAGATAACCTTAATATCAAAAGAATTTTAGTCCTACTACTTGTGTGGATTTGCTTCCTACTTCTTCAAGTGATCAAG AACAATACGAAACCTTGCAGTACATGGTATTGGGTGCTCAACTTGTTACAG TTCCCTGTTGCTCTTGCTGTGTTTGGATATGAATGTTCCAAACTGTACAAGGAGAGCAAGAAAAGGAGAATGGCTGGAAATTCGGAACTTGTATGTGAGGCCGCCATAGAATGGACGGCTACAAATCTTGCGTTTTGTGCACTTTGTGGCATCTTAGGTGGTACTGTTGGCGGCTTATTAGGATCTGGTGGTGGTTTCATTCTTGGTCCTCTTCTGCTAGAGATTGGAGTAATCCCACAG GTGGCTAGCGCGACAGCAACATTTGTGATGACATTTTCATCTTCCTTGTCTGTGGTGGAGTTCTATCTCCTCAAAAGGTTTCCCATTCCCTATG GATTATACCTCATGTCGGTGTCAATCTTGGCTGGCTTCTGGGGCCAGTTTTTCATAAGAAAGATGACTACAATTTTAGGGAGAGCTTCGATCATTGTATTCATTCTCGCCAGTGTCATTTTCGCTAGTGCCCTCACAATGG GCATGGTCGGTATAGACAAAAGCATCAAGATGATACACAACCATGAATTCATGGGGTTCTTGGATTTCTGCAGCAGCCAGTAA